In Festucalex cinctus isolate MCC-2025b chromosome 1, RoL_Fcin_1.0, whole genome shotgun sequence, the sequence TCAACCCTGTGACGGTGAGGCTCCGACTACCCGCTACCCTCAAAGTGCATCCGGTGTTTCACGTCTCCCTCCTTAAGCCTGTAACCCCCAGCCCACTGAATCCTCCTGcgccagctccgcctcctccccgctTGGTCGACGGGGatcctgtctacacggtcaaagaaatcttggactcgaggcgcaggggccggggcttccagtacctggtcgactgggagggctacggacctgaagagcggcagtgggtcccccgctcctggatcctggacccgtcatTATTGACCACCTTTCATACAGCGCACCCAgagaaaccaggtggtccgccaaggggcgtccgttaaggggggggtactgtcatggttcggttctcagccctgttgtgctcttgttttcagtgcctgcaacgaggggggcgttccccagctctgCACCTGCAGCGCGTttgcaatcaagactttaaaaggactccgagcagcactgcACGCTGTCCGTGTACATtccgagtagtccttgccggttgcaagtgttttgagtttttctagtccttgccttttgcaagtgttttttcgttacgttagttctccttgccgtttgcaagtgttttggttatgttattcctccttgctgttgcaagtgttttttgttacgttcgcgttccttgccgtttgcaagtgttttgtgttttctattccgtccttgccttttgcaagtgttttgtgttacctcCGTGTTCTTTGCATGTGCGCAAGAGCACTTTTGTAAATCTCGTtgacttgcctgcgagcaagctttgttccaTCGGTTTATCCAAActaataaatcgagattgttttcctcctctgagcctgcgtttttgggatctgttcttcatcgactctgtcgagtcattacaaatacattgatttctccgtGGCGTTTTGatgttattttctgtctctatgGCGAAAATGCTACCATGTATGACATACAATTGTATTAATAAGACTGAGAAGCATTTCATTGCTAAGAAAAAGACTTAATTATCTCCTATAAGGTATATCTCGACAGGTGCTACACAAGGATTTGTCTGCATCATATTGTCGGTGCCATCACAACAATCAATTGAAAGTAAAGCCCATCATGGGAAAAATTAACTGCAAAATGTAAACCTAACCTCTGTGAGTCACAATTTACTATATTGAGATAACATAATCTGAATGGTCAAAACAGTGAAGGTTGATCTTTGAGAGGCTTTCATTACTCCATACAGTGTTCCTAGTGATATTTTcagcaaggaaaaaaataacagacgTTTTCAGTaagagtggcaacgtaagatggctgccaggAAGTGACAGACTAATCAGGAAATTATGATTGGAACAGGAAGTAATGggtaaaaattacaattaagaaacaaacaaacaaatcaataaatagCAGCTGAAGCAAGAATGGATGGTTAGAGTAGGAAGTGATGTTTGGACCAGGAAGTGACAGATGACGAAGTTGATGTTCAAAACTGAAAGTGAATGTTGGCTCAAGAAGTAATCGACAAAGCAGAAAATGAGATTGAATCAGGAAGTAATCGACAAAGCGATATAGCTCGACTTATTCAAGAATTTCTGGTGGtttaaacccacaaaaaaattgtttctcAATGAATTAATAGGCATCACTCATTCACGTATGTATGCTATATTCAAGCTGGCCCGGTCTTTATCCCCCTATGATAAATGTGCACATCTTTATCAGCTACTGTttatttaaagaggaagttaACACCCCTGAATTTTCTTACCTGCTGtcaattaaaaatgacatcacagttgctcagggctcaggtaccgaccaatcacagctcatcttgcgaacatcacatgactaaactcagagaacaggtgagccgtcattggtcgttacctgatctctgagcaactgtgatgtcatttttaacttacagcaagtggcaaaatggccgccccccgacATAGATAAAATCAGGTGGACTTTGCTGTTtacttcatattccacaaacacaatgatGAATGATTACATCTTCTCGCTTACGGGACaccatttttaggtcatttcacTCGTGAGAGCTTGAATTGACGAGAATGTACTCTCCAAATCTTGCTTATTACACAGCTTTAGAGAAACCATACAGCTACAAAATATTCCACAACttgcatcttaaaaaaaaaaaaaagactactttTTAGGAAATCAAAAAACGCCATCTTGCTCGCGTTAGCAATCGACACCACACAGTTCAAGTtgatattttaccattttataCCATTACAACCAAAAATCATGTTGAATTAATTGCTAATTTAGTACTCTAATACATCATTAATTTATTGTGCTGCATTGATTAAAATGTTATAATACAACGCCAGTTGCTAGGCAAAAATGAATCTGCACACAGTACAcacttacctttgacaccaacTCAGTTCCAGTTCCCACCAAATCATTACAACGATCAGTTTTTAATAAAATGGGCTTACTCTAATGTATCTAACCTAACTATTTTCACTCATTATTGCCTAAAAATATCCCAACATCAAGTGTGAGGGGACACTTCCTGATAGCCATGTGAGGGAAGAGGCGGAGTTTTACAATACTTGTCAGGCAGTGGAGAATCAGGAAGTAAACaatgaaacaggaagtgatgggCAAAGTAGGAAATGACTGACACTTTTGGAAGTGCTGGTCAGGGCAGGAAGTGACTCAGAGCAGTTTGAGACTGATGATGACCTATGACCCTTGAGATCATGAAGTGGGGAGACAAAGTAGGATAGTATGGATTTGGGTGGAGAGTTTGAggcatggtgtgtgtgtgtgtgtgtggggggggggggggggggggggggggggtcagtggGGTGTGCTCAATGCCGTGTGACAGGTCCAGCTGGGAGAGCGCCCCCACCCCTTCACCCCCCAGTGCTGCAAACTGGTCAATATGGAGGCCAATTACTGCTGCCCATGTGACCACGAGGGCATCATCCAAGCCTATCATAACGGACCCGCGCGCACGCCATCTGTGCAGACCAGCAACCGATGCCCCCTCCCACCCCCCATCCAGATCTCTCATCCAGTTGCGTCCCCGTGCATGCTCCTACTTAACCTCCTAAACTAAGGCCAGACGCCCCCCCCCTCATTGACCCCCATCACACTCACATGCCGTGAGGATGAGGACGAGGATGAAGAGtgaggtgctttttttttaagggggcgtcaagaagaaaaaaaaaagaccattttcaTTCCCCTCGTGCATGCACATCTGCCAGATGTtgtccctccccctttccccgACATTCCTGGACACCCGCCAAAAAGACTCCCCTTCACTCCCTCCTCTTCATGGGGTTTCTCCCCCGAGCTGGACCCGCAGCTCTCCATCTTCTTTCTTCACTTGAGTGTGTGCGAACGTGCAGATGTTGCGGAatttcatcctcatcatcagttgttttcttttgcctgttttttgtttgtttgtttttttgtggattattgcatttttattttcaattcctGACAAACTGCCCATCTGCACACATATACACTCTTAACACTTCTGGGTCAGAATTCACCcaatttgtataaaaaaaaacattgaaccgACCacctacttgggtcaattttacccaactttctgggtggttttccataaaaaaaaaaaaaaaaaaatcttgtattttattttatttttatttttatttaaatacaaagcaagctaaaaaaaaaaaaaaaaaaaagatttgggtTCAAGTTGGGCTAAACTGGCCCAAGTAGTGTGTCAttccaatttttgaccaaaattgggttatttttgacccagcagtatttTAAGGGTGTAATGCTTTCACTCTGAAAACAGTTGTCAAAAAGAACCCAAATTGGATTATCCACCTAAAAATGAAGAACCTATACAAACCAACCcccaaaaatacagtacaaaaaaaaataaaaatgtgcccAAAATTTTGGtgttattcatttaacccaaaACATTGTGTCAGTCTTTTTCAcccaatttgagtttttttttttacattttttttacccatctaTTTTCAGTGTTGACATAATGAAATAGAAGTGATAACGACTCAACTCAATTTGCAAGTATACAAACTGTCattctgtgctttttttttttttttactttaatcttATGAGCCCAGGCTGGGTTTTGTGGATTAAATGAAATAGTGCATATTGCTACTcatagttgaagtttactgtcaaattaaacataaaacaaaaatatttgcatcAGTGTTGCAGTACCTTTTAAGCAATGGATTTAATGCAAACAGTACAGCAACACTTATAAACAgttatatattctttatcctctgtgtcgAATGACTAATACTGATGAAGAGTTGAAATGTTGCAATATATATCAGTTTGTCCACAGGTGCAAGCTAAGGTGGGCACACCAGAAAGATGTACACAAAATGGCCATTACAATTGATAGTGTgacaaaaaattttttgttatatttatgtttataaagATTTTGTTATAACATGcatttcaacaatttttgtaaatttgtttGGGTGGAATATATTAAtggtatttccattcattttgagttacaATCGTGGTCGGAGAACGAATTCAACTCGTAGTTCACTTTAAGATGCCACTGCACTTTATTAAATCCACTTTAtgatgcttcatttttttttctttttttaaatgatcacagaacacgcacacacgtatgcatttatttattaattatgggTCTTCTGGTGGCTAATTGGACTTCACACCATTGTACTTGTGACATTTTGCTCATGGCCCTGCAGTCGGACAAACACACTCTCAAGTTTGAGTGAGAAAAAGAGTGGGCCGGCTGCACGGTACATGATAATTTAAACAGCGAGATCACTCACACGCGCACACGGTGTCACTGCAAGTTGAAGCAAGAGTTTTtcacccaacaacaacaacaacaacaacaaaaaacatgcaccaaaaaaaaaaagttaataaaaaagaagaaagaaaaaggaaaagaagaaaagacttTTGTATTTGTGCTAGAtggaaatgtaatttaaaaaaacgtggAAACAAGACAAGTGTGCATgccttataaaaagaaaactcGAAATATTTCTAAATGCTGCATCTGCGCGCGCTACTGGATAATGTAACAGAtgccccaaaataaataaataaataaataaataaataatcggcaAGGAGACATGGATgatagaccccccccccccccctcccagcaCTCCCACTTTGGCCCGCGAACTGCTGCTGCTCCGGGGGAACATTAAGGGACTTGGCTCGGTGGACCGCCTGCATGGGTCACACATActctcacgcacgcacgcacgcacgcacactggaCACCTCTCCGTACAAATAAGGCCCAGACGTGCACAAAGACgcaaataaatcgacttaaaattGAACATTTAAAGGGAGGAAAAtgtcatctatttatttatttatttattgagagCGGCAACGAATGGAAAAGGTATCGTCCAAATGTGTGAACCCTCCAAGCCAATCTGCCACAAATTATCCAAATAGAATCAAGCATTGCGTTGTGACCGATgtaaattgagcttttttttctttcttttttttctttttttacgtgTGTGGGGGGGAGGCCTTAATTTCATTGTCATGAAAAATTTCGGggttcaaaataaatgaaaggctttgtgcaaaaattgagtaaaaacacataaaaaaaaaaaaatcggatttttttttttaatcgaataataCCAAACAAACATCTGATCTTTTTGCAATGGAAAAAGATGTTGCGTTCAGGGGAACGAAGCGGCCCTTTTAAGGCCGTCCTCCTCCATTAATTTCGCGGGTAGTCACTGCAACGggacttttatttctttttggggAGGAAGAGGATTGGGGGCATATGGATCCTGTGGCACGGGTCCAAACCCAGTCGAGGTGGCGACGGATGTACCAGCCTGTGCATTATTAAGTGTGTTTTGTGATACAGTTTCAGGCTTGCATTATTACACTGTGACGTTTTCTAAACATATTGGGAATCAACCAAAAttcataataatattttatttataaaacgtGACGactgtttatttaaataatgCTGAAATAATGCTCTTTGAGAGTTGGATGCAATATAAttctcatttcctgtctttattTGGAGCTGGTCAtgtattaaattgagaacttatttaaacattttgttttatttcatgtttctgtaaagcgctttgtgacaatatggctgtttgaaagcgcttaaagttaacttaaaaaaaaaaaaaataaaaataaaagactacAGGCCAAAGACAAAATGGCGGAAATTAATTGTGTAACAGCATAACAGCACAATTTTAAAACGTATTgtgtttaaataaatgacaatatcATTATATAGAACGAAAGTGTTTCTGAGAAATATGCCTCGGTTTTCCAAATTACCGAGTTGACCTTGAATGCGTCACTGGCCACTAAATGAGACTCGCGGCAAATCCGCTGCAACATTTCCGCGTGAaataggacacacacacacacacacacagacacgcgcacgcgctctCTCTCTCGATCTCtcgctttttttaaacgactccTTTGTCAAATATTCAGATATCTGGCACACGTGACGCTCTCGCTCACTTTTGGCGCCAAGTTACCTCGCTCAGGGAGGAGGAAAAAATGCCAACATGGGGGAAGGTTGGTCTCGTGCACTAATCGCCTCATTAGAAATCTGATCTTAATAAATGAAGGAAATGCGATATGAGTGAGAAAGAATGGAAATTAATCAACTTGCACAATTTCATagtttgtcattttattgtcgttttttttcttatgccaCACAGTTTGGTTGAATACAGAGTTGAAAGAGTTGATgggaaaattaataaataagcaCATGGGGTGGAGGGGGGTCCCTTCATTTCCACTGACTATTCACATTAATTACAGAGGGgaaaacacaataataaatagACGTGCaagcaataataaatattttttttaaataaaaacggaaaaaaTGCGTGTAGTAGCAGATAAGTTAAAGGAGCATGAAGAATAAATGACAGTTGGAAAAATGAGGAAATGTTTTTGTCTGCTTTTGCATAGATGCCAAACAACAGATTTgagagaaggaaagaaaaagaaaaacagacctTCAAGATGTCTGATAACTAAATGAGGAAAAGAAACTGAATCAAAATCACACACCACCTCCTGCAGATGTTCATTTAGTGTACATTTTTGCTCCGATTCTCCAATGGCAACGTGTTAAATAAACAAGATAAACGAGCaccaacacaaatacaaaatacatctttttctccactttgaaatagggctgcaactaacaatatgtatatatatatatatatatatatatatatatatatatatatatatatatatatatatatatatatatatatatatatatatatatatttttttttataatcgattaatctgttgattaatcaatctgattttagggaaaaaatttgtttgtttgaatgtcCATTCCTTTGATGAAAAACAGGACATTACTTCAAATTGAGAAAATGCAGTAACAACAATTGTGATTTTGTTACTTGTTTGGTCAGAAAACAAGATAAAACGGctgatcattgttttccaaagtaaaaacaaatgttttatttagattCAACACAAAGATGATTTCATGAAGGAAAACAGAAATCAAAGAATCATCAACTGTTGAGAGGCTAATTCTTACAATTTGGGCAATTTTAAATGAACAAAAGGCATCTAATTGACAAATCGATTCTCAAAAATAATTGCTTAGTTGATAACAGATTAATCGGCGATTAATCGCCGATTAATCGCCACACCATCACTTTGCAAATAAACGTGTCAAACGACTTCCGTTTCCCTGACGATTGCAAAGGACAAGAAAGAAAGGTCTGAAAATGAAGCGTGATGAGCAAAGATTGTGGGCagcaagagggcgctctcgTTGCCGCTGGGGTTCAGTTGTGGAAAAAGGCGTTGAGTTCGTCGTAGGCGGGCGCGCGCTCCTGGTGCAAGTGCATGTCGTGGTAAGGCAGGACGTTTTCCGAGTGAATGCCACCGCGGGCCCCCGAGGAGCCGAAGACCAAGTTGTGGGCGGCACCGGCAGCGCCGGGCCTGGACCCGGGTAGGCCCGAGTAGTGCATAGAGTAGTGGTACGGCTTGTCGTGGTCAGGCGAGGCCGCGCCTTGGTGCTTGAGGGCAAAGTTCCCGTTGACGCACAGCGGCGGGCTGAGGGGCCCCTCGTACTCGGGGCTGTTGTACTCCGGGGAgccgccgcctccgccgccgTAAGCCGAGTCGTACGCGGGGCAGTACGCGTGCGAGGCCAGCGGGTGCGAGTTCGAGCCCTGGCGGCAGTGCGGGCTGGACAGCCGGCCGCACTGGTATGGGTACGAGTGCATGGCGAAGGAACCCGAGCCGTAGCGCGCCCCCTCGGCGCACTGCTGCTCCGTCAGGAAGTTCCGCGAGTTGAGCTGCAGGCAGCCGGCCACCAGGTTGGTGGTGGGCTGCGACAGCCCCTTGCACAGGGTCTGCACGTACGACACCAGGTCCGGACGCTTGCCCGAGCGAAGGATCTCCGACAGAGCCCAGATGTAGTTCTTGGCCAGTCGCAGCGTCTCGATTTTGGACAGTTTCTGCGTCTTGGAGTAGCAGGGCACCACCTTGCGCAGGTTGTCCAGCGCCGAGTTGAGGTCGTGCATGCGCGTGCGCTCGCGGGCGTTGGCCTTGATGCGACGCATCTTGGAGCGCTCCACGCGGGCCTGCGTCATCTTGCGCTTCTTGGGGCCCCGCTTCTTGGGCCGCTCGCCCTCCGTGTCGTCGCCGCCGCAGTCGTCCTCCGCGCCGTCGTCCTCGTCATCCTCGTCGTCCTCATCCTCGCCGGCGTGCTCCGAGTGCGTCCGGCCGCCCCCCCGCAGCTCGGAGGAGGCGTCCGGGTTGTCCCGCGCGTCGCCGTCGTCCTCTTTGATCTTGTCGTCGTCATCGCTGTCGTCCGCCCAGCCCGAATATTTCTGCACGTCGGGGAGCAGCGACGGGTCGTTGAAAAGCCTCGTCAACATTTTGCCTCTGCGTGCGAGGGGAGAGAAAAGGAACACAGACTGAATTTTCACGTCCACTTCGAGTATCAGTcatttagtcgattaatcgatgagTCGGGTTAGAAAACATCTGAAtttctacacagtaaattctgtagaggtAAATTGACTCGATTTAAAATAGacgttttagagtaatatttacacttggaagagattaaaataaagaattgggaaaaagaaaaaattaaagTGTCAGCTGCAACCGATTCCATGATTGCACAACTCCAACAGACCTAAAACGATCTTTGCTCTCTTGGATAGAGCTAAATATTAGGATCATAGCTCAGCtagtagtgtggcagtctcccaagctgaaggtcgtgagttcaaaccttaacccttgagtgtgttttatgtattttttccagCTTTATTTGACTCTTTTTCCTGTTGTAAATCTTATTTTACTCTATATGGTCCCTATCTAAAGAGTGAAATTTACACTACACGATTTACTTACTGTGTATGTGCTTattcaaaaacaggacattcTTTCAAATGGACATAAATTCATGATGATTTAAGTTACGAATTTGATCcgtaacatgtcagaaaatgagcaaaaatgtgGATCATTGTTTTGCAtgattttgattcaacacaacaCAAAGCTAAGTCGGCTTGCATGGAAAACTACAGAAACATGAGCACATTTGCTGTTGACAAGCTAAAATTACcagcatttggacaattttcagtttaaaaaaaaaagtatccaaATGATTGCAAAATTGATTGTAAAAAATTGATAATTCATTACTTAGGAGCGTGAAACTATAATCACATGTTAAATTGCAATCGcgatattaagaaaaaaattctCAATTGTAATCTTTTTTGGAATTGTTCGGTCCTACGAAACATGGTCATTCcttgcatttatatatatatatatatatatatatatatatatatatatataattattttttttatttttttattttttttactgagacagcattatttgtgctttttacGAAATGCGCTAAACTGCCGCGAGGTGGTGCGAAAGCACTGTTCAAATGAGAAATTAGGAGTTGGTACAAAACTATGTTCAAGCGATGCATCGACTGAGCCAATCTTTGCACGTTGGGGAGGAGCTAAGTTTAACCTGGGTAGTGACGGAGAGTCTTTGCCATGTGCACttttagtgttgttgttttgaatcaaaTCATCTGTATAATGTTTGAACTATTAATATAaggaactagactaagtgcaatttctggagaaattgcgtgggaatgctggaaGCGGAATGCTAAACTTTGAATGcacgtggaatgcttatgaagtcaattgagatataaattatgaaattataacctcctggttactggacaatgcgctttaccaactgtgccaccgagcagtatcagacacctggtaatgatgataagttatatatatgggagtgggcgtggaaagtgatacttggaaagTAATGtaaaatcagacaatatataccccgggaggtgtgaatttttttatgctcgTTGAAATTTTAACAATATAGATTGGaagtacagggtgttccaaaatggttgaccctaTTCTAAATACACATATCTCGGAAActatcttaatgaaactaaatacactttatgttgacggtcataagttttattggttaaatttaaaaagaaaagtacaaatatttgttggttctatgacagattttcataaatgttcaacaccaagtggcaggttatattttttgttattacagcccaagtgctttttaggacgttcagaacttcctttcctgtgttttaTGTAAGCTcgatgttacacacaaaaacttgaaacgtttctacataagctgtgaaaatttgaggtcattccaacgcaaattgtcaaaatgattggcctacgaaatgggctcaaacattttggaacaccctgtattatgtgggagttgttaagcggcaaaaaatgtggagaataaaaatcacaataatatatgtgggaatgctcaagcattcccacaattataaaCAGGAGTAGTGTTAATTACTTGCGGTTTTCAGGGCAGATTACTCTGCAAtgtgtcacttaaaaaaaaacaaaaaaaacttgctttTTGACTGCCCATACTATTTTTCCCCTCGTTTTTATTTCGGTTGGAAATGACCCTAAATAATGGCAAATGTACGATTAAcatttgaagaaagaaaatgtgTCAACTTGCTAGTATGAAAACATCATATGGGatagttttaaaattatttttttccacaaaaaaaaaagatgtcagatGATTCCAAACAAAGATTGAAGAAGACAGATTCCCAGAGCTGCATGAATACGACCGAGGTATAGAAGCAGATGGACCGGTTGGAGACATTGGACACACACCAGCCCCGTGCACGAGACGAGAACATTTTGGGAATCCAGACGAATTTCGGGTCGTGAGGAACCAAAAATGGAGTGCCCGTCGTGTGATGAAAGCGGTTGGAAGTAAGAAACCGTTTGATGTATGCCATTACATTTTTGGTGATTAATCTGCCAAAGAACATCGCCTCCAAATATTTGAATGATGGCAAGTCAAAGAGTAATATGAAGATATTTTGGGGAGATATCACACTTGAACGTATTTGTCATCGCAGTAAATTACTAATATAGTATTTGTTTTAACTGTATTTAGTGCATGGGCAAAAGggaggggggaggagggggaACACACTACAGCTCCCATGAGGGTGTGAGAAGGGGAGGAGGGAGGCTGGGACGCCCACATCCATCCTGGCGGCATTCCAACACTATTCATCCCCAACACGTCTTGTCACAGGACGACAAAAGgggcgaacaaaaaaaaaaaatcctaatctAATTGGTTGTATTGCCTGCTGTAAAATTACTCTAAATATTACATTCATGCTGCAAAATTACATTATtgaatattatccatccatccatttgttaaaaaataatcaagctTAATGAACAATGTCATTTTAGTTTCtattgactttatttttgtccGCCCTCAAAGGTGTCTttggtatatttaaaaaaaaaatcccagctATAAAAGCAATCAGATTAAGTGTTgaaattattaattttgacatcGCCTTCTTTTGTCTTAATTAGAAATTGGAGAGGAAGCACTTTATCCACTTTAATGACATATGGTAAcgtccccaaaaaaaagaaaaaaaagtgaaaactgtCAATTGAACATATATGTAAATTCAAAAGGAAATATCAATGACATCCGTTTAAAACTTGAAAACGGCCCAATTTGACCACATCTTATAAATCTAAATaatatatgttatatgttttgttttgttttttaccattgactctaaattgtattttacgtCTGTGCTATAATGTAAAACCATAGGTAGCCTATTATCGCttgatgtgtgtatgtgtgcgtgggcACACGCCACGGGCAGAATCGACTTttaaaaagcacacacacacacacaccacacgtCTTTCTTCGTTGCGGCAATTAGAAGCAAAAACAATTAACAGGCCAAGCATGCAAAAACATGAAATTGATTTCACTGCACGTGCACGCAAGCACGCGTGCGCGTTCCCAGATGGACGTGTACCTTGTCGGGCTTTTAGGGCTcgttaaatatataaaaatgggCCGTGGGCTGTGATTTAATGAAGGAGCCGAAAGGTGcgtgtttattttaaatgggCGGAAGAACAGATGCAAATAAATTATCAGAGAAAATCTGTCATATTTTATAAGCAAAACTCTTCCATTGACATAAACGTGAATTATATTTGATGACGGTCTAGATTAATTTGATTGACTCGGGATAAGGCTCCCGAAGGAATAATACTgagtgctaaaaaaacaaaacaaaaaaaaaacaaaaaaaacgaagcaATTGTTTGCAAATGTAGATTTGAACCCATGCAGAAAAACGAAAACACGCGCTGCACGTTGAAATGTAACATTTTCTAAGTATATTCAATCTGTATAAATGAGATTTAACGACGAAAACGGAGGCTTGTTTGGATAGAAAGTGCCAATTTGAGACGTCTCCATTCGAACATAACGCGCGCTGTTTATTAATACCAATTAACGACAAAAACAATCCGTAATTTTAAACGAAAAATATTGCTTACCCATCGACATGAATTGGATGTGGAGAGGTTAGAGAAAAGTGGCGAATCAGCTGTCCATATCGCACCATTCCAATTATCCCCCAAAAGGTGCGTTCGTGAACGTCCGTAAATCGCAATATCGTCTCTCGCCGGCGTTTGCATGCAAACTCACCTGCGCTCGAGCTCTTCTCGCGGGATGggaggggtgggtgggggtgcagtagc encodes:
- the neurod2 gene encoding neurogenic differentiation factor 2 isoform X2 is translated as MVRYGQLIRHFSLTSPHPIHVDGGKMLTRLFNDPSLLPDVQKYSGWADDSDDDDKIKEDDGDARDNPDASSELRGGGRTHSEHAGEDEDDEDDEDDGAEDDCGGDDTEGERPKKRGPKKRKMTQARVERSKMRRIKANARERTRMHDLNSALDNLRKVVPCYSKTQKLSKIETLRLAKNYIWALSEILRSGKRPDLVSYVQTLCKGLSQPTTNLVAGCLQLNSRNFLTEQQCAEGARYGSGSFAMHSYPYQCGRLSSPHCRQGSNSHPLASHAYCPAYDSAYGGGGGGSPEYNSPEYEGPLSPPLCVNGNFALKHQGAASPDHDKPYHYSMHYSGLPGSRPGAAGAAHNLVFGSSGARGGIHSENVLPYHDMHLHQERAPAYDELNAFFHN
- the neurod2 gene encoding neurogenic differentiation factor 2 isoform X1 — its product is MLTRLFNDPSLLPDVQKYSGWADDSDDDDKIKEDDGDARDNPDASSELRGGGRTHSEHAGEDEDDEDDEDDGAEDDCGGDDTEGERPKKRGPKKRKMTQARVERSKMRRIKANARERTRMHDLNSALDNLRKVVPCYSKTQKLSKIETLRLAKNYIWALSEILRSGKRPDLVSYVQTLCKGLSQPTTNLVAGCLQLNSRNFLTEQQCAEGARYGSGSFAMHSYPYQCGRLSSPHCRQGSNSHPLASHAYCPAYDSAYGGGGGGSPEYNSPEYEGPLSPPLCVNGNFALKHQGAASPDHDKPYHYSMHYSGLPGSRPGAAGAAHNLVFGSSGARGGIHSENVLPYHDMHLHQERAPAYDELNAFFHN